A region from the Lolium perenne isolate Kyuss_39 chromosome 4, Kyuss_2.0, whole genome shotgun sequence genome encodes:
- the LOC127332192 gene encoding uncharacterized protein: MVLNEYWGIPSDESDDSDVEMEEAPEVQPAKLLDVDKAIDFMRFVFKEGLAFLDNGSGRCLADRMFVDLGGFMVDTILEQPQREGPCRMRMLKPSFEYDLAHAFAKEARKGIAKELQGDFFGIFVDMCSPPDTYKYYMVLFARYVNCKGEVVERLLGIVPDSDISDSAPYLKATVLSMLSEAGLSLQSVRGQGYGLAGYSDKFFNQLTSMVDGKYTSAYYGHPHVCPLQSHLVAACYDQSELFELIRTFGVLSNLIQKSPQFTEKLCTLIQERGVNLDHDLQKPGETNWGSYYETIEKFALYTTPICDALDSVEEVSRDDVKFMVYKINQGLTYDFFFGLLLMQDVLGVTNELSLALDRKGWDAENFVALLHDARKQLQVMRDEGWTPFLNKVGMFCNDIDMPMVTMGEKFVPRRRSKDAEGTTKTYLDYYHVDFFQKVINKQLKELDRRFTKESSELCLLASCLNPRNSFQSFDKDKLVKFARFYPSEFSDSDTTTLELQLEAFIRDVRSDTRFLEMDMLSSLSARMVETGKNIAYPLVYLLLKLALILPGTPATAKTTSTAMKLIENAITREPCNQWISDCLLLFLEPDIFESITNDAVIPYLEAAGHTEPAA, translated from the coding sequence ATGGTCTTGAACGAATATTGGGGTATTCCCTCTGACGAATCAGATGACAGTGATGTCGAGATGGAGGAGGCTCCAGAAGTTCAGCCTGCTAAGCTGCTAGACGTTGATAAGGCAATTGATTTCATGAGGTTTGTCTTCAAAGAAGGGCTGGCTTTTCTGGACAATGGGTCAGGGAGATGTCTGGCCGACAGGATGTTTGTGGACTTGGGAGGCTTCATGGTGGATACGATTTTGGAGCAACCGCAACGTGAAGGTCCTTGTCGGATGCGGATGCTGAAGCCTAGTTTTGAGTATGATCTCGCACATGCGTTTGCCAAAGAAGCACGGAAGGGTATTGCCAAGGAACTCCAGGGGGATTTCTTTGGGATATTTGTTGATATGTGTTCCCCACCTGATACTTATAAATACTACATGGTTCTGTTTGCGCGCTATGTCAACTGCAAGGGAGAGGTTGTGGAGAGGCTTCTTGGGATTGTGCCGGATTCTGATATCTCTGACTCTGCTCCATATCTTAAAGCAACAGTCCTTTCGATGCTCTCTGAAGCTGGGTTGAGCTTGCAAAGTGTTCGTGGCCAAGGATACGGCTTGGCAGGGTATTCAGATAAATTTTTCAACCAGCTAACATCGATGGTTGATGGTAAATATACTTCTGCTTACTATGGTCATCCTCATGTCTGCCCACTACAGTCACATCTTGTAGCTGCTTGTTATGACCAAAGTGAACTTTTTGAGCTTATCCGAACTTTTGGTGTGCTGTCCAATCTAATTCAGAAGTCACCTCAGTTCACTGAAAAGCTATGCACCCTAATTCAAGAGAGAGGGGTGAATCTGGATCATGATCTTCAGAAGCCCGGTGAAACAAACTGGGGTTCATACTACGAGACGATCGAAAAGTTTGCTTTGTATACCACTCCAATCTGCGATGCGCTTGACTCTGTGGAGGAAGTCTCCAGAGATGATGTGAAATTCATGGTATACAAGATAAATCAAGGACTGACCTATGATTTCTTCTTCGGGTTGCTGTTGATGCAAGATGTCCTGGGTGTCACGAATGAGTTGTCACTGGCCTTGGACAGGAAAGGCTGggatgctgaaaattttgttgcACTTCTCCACGATGCTAGGAAGCAGCTGCAGGTTATGAGGGATGAGGGATGGACACCTTTCCTCAATAAAGTTGGCATGTTCTGCAACGACATTGATATGCCCATGGTTACTATGGGAGAGAAATTCGTACCGCGGAGAAGATCCAAGGATGCTGAAGGTACGACGAAGACTTACCTAGATTATTACCATGTTGATTTCTTCCAGAAGGTTATCAACAAACAACTCAAGGAGCTCGACAGACGTTTTACCAAGGAAAGCTCAGAGTTATGTCTCCTCGCATCATGTCTGAATCCACGCAACTCCTTCCAATCTTTTGATAAGGACAAGCTTGTGAAATTTGCTCGGTTTTATCCATCCGAGTTCTCCGATTCTGACACCACCACACTTGAGCTGCAGCTTGAAGCCTTCATAAGAGATGTGCGCTCTGACACCAGATTTCTTGAGATGGACATGCTGAGCAGCCTTTCCGCTAGAATGGTGGAGACAGGCAAGAACATTGCATACCCTCTGGTTTACTTGCTCCTGAAACTTGCGCTCATCCTTCCTGGTACGCCTGCCACTGCCAAGACAACCTCTACTGCAATGAAGTTGATAGAAAATGCGATTACTAGAGAACCATGCAACCAGTGGATCAGTGACTGCTTGCTGCTGTTCCTGGAGCCAGACATATTTGAAAGCATCACCAATGATGCTGTGATTCCATATCTTGAGGCTGCTGGGCATACTGAACCAGCTGCCTAG